The genomic interval AAGCGGCTCGGCATCGACCGGTGCGACTACCGCTTCAGCCGGCGGCAGGTGCGCGAATACGCGCGTTGGAGCTACGAGCAACTCCGCGTGCATCTCGGGCGCCTGGTCGAGCTCGAGTACCTCCTGGTGCACCGTGGCGGGCGCGGGCAGAGCTTCTCGTACGAGCTGCTCTTCGACGGCCGAGCCGTCGCCGCCGAGCGCTTCATCGCGGGCCTGGTGGACGCCGGCGAGCTCGTCGAGCCTGCGAGTACGACTTCGACTTTGGGGGGTCAGAAGGGCGACTTTGGGGTGGCTTTGGGGGCCCATACCGGGCCCATACCGGGGGGAAACCGGCCCCCTGTTGGATCGCGAAACGAGCATCAACCTGGCTCGAAACCTTCGCTCACGGTGGTGATCGACTCCGAAACGCACATCAGGAGCTTCGGCGCTCACCAAGAATGACCCAGCTGTGCTCGGCAGAAACGACCCGGCTTCGTGATCGGGCAAATCGCAGTACACCGATTGCGGCGTAGGCGCGAAGAAGCCGCAGGCCCGGTGGGGGCGCTGCGGCTTCGGGAGCAGAGGTCAGGACGCGGTCAGGGGGACGGGTCGCGGAGGGAGGGGCCGTTGATGCTGATGGTGTGGCACTGATGCCGGATGCGGCTGAGCAAGGCGTCGCAGAGGGCCTTGTTGCCGAGGAAGTTCTGCCACTCCTCGTACTCGAGGTTGGTGGTGATGATGGTGGCCTTGCGCTTGTAGCGCTCCTCCATCAGGCGGAAGAAGACGTTGGTCTGCTCGGGCCGAAGATTCAGATATCCCATCTCGTCGATGACGAGCAGGTCCACGCGGGCGAGGCGGTTGAGCAGCTTGCGTGACGAGCGATCAGCGAGCGAGGCGTACATCTCGTCGAACAAGTCCTGCGCCTTGAGGAAGAGCCCGCGATAACCGTTCTGGAGGGCCTTCAGGAGCAGGCCGGTGGCGAGCCCTGTCTTGCCCACGCCGGTGCCGCCGATGAAGACGAGATTCTCGGCGCGGGCAACGAAGTCGAGGCTGGCGAAGCCGCGGATCTGGCGAGCAGAGATCCCCGGCTGGCGCTTGAAGGGGAACGACTCGATGGTCCATTGCTCGGGCATGGCGGCTCGCTTGATGCGCCAGTTGAGGGCGGACTCTTGCTTGTTGTGCCACTCGGCGCGCAGCAAGCGGAGCAGGAACTCGCCGTAAAACAGCTGCTTCTTCTCGGCGTGTTGCAGCTCCTCTTCGATGATCTGGCGGATCTTGCCGAGGTGCAGGGTCTTGAGCAGCTGGTCGAGCTCGTCGTCGCGCATGGGTCACTCCGGCTCGTCGTCTGGGTCGCGACGCGGGAAGTAGTCGTGGCGAATGTTGCGCAGGATCATGGTCTCGATGCGCTCGAGGTCGTAGAGGCCGTAGCGAGCTGCGTCGCGGAGCGCATCGACGAGCGGGGGCTGGGGGTAGTCACGCAGCAGGCGCCGCAGCTGGCGCAGCCGGGCAACGCCCCGCCCTCGAGGTGCGCGCCGGTGCAGCTCGGTGATCCAGGTTGCGAGCTCCGGGAGCTCGGCGTGCAGCTGGCGCTCTTCGGCGACGAGCTGCTCGTCGCGGCGCTGCCTGTGCTCGGCGCGCTCCGGCTCGGGGAGCCGCACGCGCTTCGGCCCATCCACCCGCCGGGGATGGGTGGCAACGACCCGCGGCCCATCGAAGAGCTGGATCTCGGTCTTGGTCTCGCGCACCTCGAGCTGGTGGCCGATGTAGCGAGCTGGCACCTCGTAGCGGAACGTGTGGACGTTGACGTAGCTCTCGAGATCGACGAGGCGGGTGTGGACGCGATAGACGGGCGAGCGCCAGGCGGGCAACGGGACGAGCA from bacterium carries:
- a CDS encoding AAA family ATPase, producing MRDDELDQLLKTLHLGKIRQIIEEELQHAEKKQLFYGEFLLRLLRAEWHNKQESALNWRIKRAAMPEQWTIESFPFKRQPGISARQIRGFASLDFVARAENLVFIGGTGVGKTGLATGLLLKALQNGYRGLFLKAQDLFDEMYASLADRSSRKLLNRLARVDLLVIDEMGYLNLRPEQTNVFFRLMEERYKRKATIITTNLEYEEWQNFLGNKALCDALLSRIRHQCHTISINGPSLRDPSP